From a region of the Primulina eburnea isolate SZY01 chromosome 7, ASM2296580v1, whole genome shotgun sequence genome:
- the LOC140836527 gene encoding protein CELLULOSE SYNTHASE INTERACTIVE 2-like: protein MMYPATVPPPSPSETLDRVTQLLGLLLPATLSVTCFASKWQVLRSRLSDLKSLLAEVSGSPHWSENPLILPIIPALLCTLRRVQTLCEQCCDASFRRGKLLMQSDLDMAAGWLSKQINDLDLLLRSGVLLQSTAIVLSQPSVGSSKEELTFFIKDLFTRIQIGGLEFKRKALDSLIQLLSEEEKSAGLVAKEGNVGCLISLLDLNAHDSVREPAVVAVSLLISAGDFPRKCLFEEGALGPLLKIIECSSMSMKEKASMAVEFITADPDNAWAISAYGGVPILLELCKSGSLLAQSNAVGAIRNVSIVEDIRNLLVEESALPVLMQLLITGNPSAQAKAASCVSILASSGEYFCDLLLQEKGLQKLLHLFHECSSAETLEHVLRAIYSLSATDASYRILSGSTMFIVQIAELIKHGNVMLQHICASLLANLSISDGDKRAIGGCMGYLVKLMESVKPGGMQEVGAKALISLLSVKSNKKEFVRDENNLTRLVQMLDPKDVVVSKKFPVAAVVAIMTGGSQSCRKRLVAAGACAHLQILTEMDVVGAKKALQRVSGNRLKSIFTRTWGG, encoded by the coding sequence CGATCGGGTAACGCAACTCCTCGGCCTTCTCCTCCCTGCCACTCTTTCCGTCACTTGCTTTGCCTCCAAGTGGCAGGTTCTTCGGTCGAGACTCTCTGATCTTAAATCCCTTCTCGCAGAAGTTTCCGGCTCCCCTCACTGGTCGGAGAATCCTTTGATTCTTCCGATTATTCCAGCATTGCTTTGCACCCTCCGCCGCGTGCAGACACTCTGCGAACAGTGCTGTGACGCTTCTTTCAGACGCGGGAAGCTTTTGATGCAATCCGATCTTGACATGGCCGCTGGATGGCTTTCCAAGCAAATCAACGACCTCGACCTCCTTCTCCGATCTGGGGTTCTCCTCCAGTCTACCGCCATCGTTCTCTCTCAGCCCAGTGTTGGTTCCTCCAAGGAAGAACTCACCTTTTTTATCAAAGACCTATTTACTAGAATTCAGATCGGTGGGCTTGAGTTCAAGCGGAAGGCGTTGGATTCATTGATTCAGCTCCTTTCCGAGGAAGAAAAGTCTGCAGGGTTAGTTGCGAAGGAAGGGAATGTCGGCTGTTTGATCTCCTTGCTCGATCTGAATGCGCATGATTCCGTGCGGGAACCAGCGGTTGTGGCAGTGTCACTCCTCATATCAGCTGGAGATTTTCCCAGGAAATGCTTGTTTGAGGAGGGGGCATTGGGCCCTTTGTTGAAAATAATCGAATGCAGCTCTATGTCCATGAAAGAAAAGGCTTCCATGGCTGTGGAATTCATTACCGCTGATCCTGACAATGCTTGGGCAATTTCTGCTTATGGGGGCGTCCCGATACTATTAGAATTATGTAAATCTGGCTCCCTTCTAGCTCAATCGAATGCTGTTGGTGCGATAAGGAATGTCTCGATTGTCGAAGATATTCGGAATTTGTTGGTCGAAGAAAGTGCACTTCCTGTTTTGATGCAATTGCTTATTACTGGGAATCCATCAGCGCAAGCGAAAGCGGCCAGTTGCGTATCCATTCTTGCTTCTTCAGGTGAATATTTTTGTGATTTGTTATTACAAGAAAAGGGTTTGCAAAAGTTGCTACATTTGTTTCATGAGTGTTCAAGTGCTGAAACTTTAGAGCATGTGTTGCGAGCTATTTATTCATTATCTGCTACGGATGCGAGTTATCGCATTTTATCTGGTTCAACCATGTTTATTGTACAAATCGCGGAGCTTATAAAGCATGGGAATGTAATGTTACAGCATATTTGTGCCTCCTTGCTTGCTAATTTATCAATTAGCGATGGTGATAAAAGGGCGATAGGTGGGTGTATGGGCTATTTGGTGAAGTTAATGGAATCCGTGAAGCCCGGTGGTATGCAGGAGGTTGGGGCAAAAGCGTTGATATCATTGTTGTCAGTGAAATCAAATAAGAAAGAGTTCGTGAGGGATGAGAACAATTTGACAAGGTTGGTGCAAATGTTGGATCCTAAAGACGTGGTTGTTTCCAAGAAGTTTCCGGTAGCAGCGGTGGTGGCAATCATGACTGGTGGTAGCCAAAGTTGTCGAAAGAGGCTTGTGGCGGCCGGTGCTTGTGCCCATTTGCAGATATTGACAGAAATGGATGTGGTCGGAGCTAAGAAAGCTTTGCAAAGAGTCTCCGGAAATAGGCTGAAAAGTATATTTACAAGGACATGGGGGGGCTAG